A region of Panicum virgatum strain AP13 chromosome 8N, P.virgatum_v5, whole genome shotgun sequence DNA encodes the following proteins:
- the LOC120686056 gene encoding uncharacterized protein LOC120686056 isoform X1, producing the protein MGCGPSIPKKYTIGGKGRKRRSIIQEVAVFVPTVRIPVASDIVHPLRGVVSKDLVDRLSSLRAHVVELAEEIYYADVSAVSELQHALEEYLPVVLGLTTKESRLESSVQFRWKTLDDDQECFLASAWYEVLSVVHMMAMLALFEANLTLIPKNGQVGGERKVSEDAKKDVVDSLLRASGCLDYSVHRILVQIPAQVKKSFPSYLQEGMLEAISIQALAQVDTPVLLVFGCYGAELVISLSCPNCKKQCVEIQLGLASECEKATLSVKRRLACEQVSYFSQAHYCLSGCDTSDSYGKKLLLFLKWKCMEAKAVAYYYHGLVLDKGGEPANHISAVCCLSAADDLLSESKRACLSFCLANPVTRVPPPWGVMKNMHKKIPDVAYKKFQVYGHLFEKDKNSSLQSIPDLPEFALSLRPEGYELPSTDSIWENVNGQPQIQILKEHLVDDEDEVDTK; encoded by the exons ATGGGGTGTGGCCCATCAATCCCCAAGAAGTACACGATAGGCGGGAAGGGGCGAAAGCGCCGGAGCATCATTCAGGAGGTTGCAGTATTCGTGCCTACTGTCCGCATACCAGTGGCTTCTGACATAGTCCATCCCCTCAGAGGGGTGGTTTCTAAGGATCTTGTCGACCGCCTCTCCTCACTCCGTGCTCATGTGGTTGAACTGGCCGAAGAAATCT ATTATGCGGATGTATCAGCTGTTTCAGAGTTGCAACATGCACTGGAGGAGTACTTGCCAGTAGTTCTCGGTCTAACAACGAAAG AGAGCCGCCTTGAATCATCTGTACAGTTCAGATGGAAGACCTTAGATGATGATCAG GAATGTTTTTTGGCCAGCGCGTGGTATGAGGTGCTGTCGGTCGTCCACATGATGGCGATGCTTGCATTATTTGAGGCCAATCTAACACTCATTCCGAAGAACGGTCAAGTTGGCGGTGAAAGGAAGGTATCAGAAG ATGCAAAGAAGGATGTAGTTGATTCATTGCTCAGGGCATCAGGATGCTTAGACTACTCTGTGCATCGCATACTTGTTCAGATACCTGCACAAGTCAA GAAGAGCTTTCCTAGTTACTTGCAGGAAGGTATGCTTGAGGCCATCTCAATTCAGGCATTGGCTCAGGTAGATACCCCTGTTCTCCTTGTTTTTGGATGTTATGGTGCTGAATTAGTAATTAGCTTGTCCTGTCCAAACTGCAAAAAACAGTGTGTAGAAATACAGCTTGGTCTGGCTTCTGAATGTGAAAAGGCAACACTGTCAGTAAAGAGGAGGCTAGCCTGTGAGCAAGTCAGTTATTTTTCACAG GCTCACTATTGTCTGTCGGGTTGCGATACAAGTGACTCATATGGGAAGAAGCTTCTGTTGTTCCTGAAGTGGAAATGCATGGAGGCCAAG GCTGTAGCATATTATTACCATGGTCTCGTACTCGACAAGGGTGGTGAACCGGCCAACCATATCAGCGCAGTCTGCTGCCTCTCTGCAGCTGATGACCTACTCTCAGAGAGCAAAAGGGCTTGCTTGAGTTTCTGTTTGGCAAATCCTGTCACAAG GGTACCACCTCCATGGGGTGTCATGAAGAACATGCACAAGAAAATTCCAGATGTTGCGTACAAGAAGTTCCAAGTGTATGGGCATCTGTTTGAGAAAGACAAGAATAG CTCACTTCAATCGATTCCTGATCTACCAGAGTTTGCCCTGTCACTGAGACCGGAAGGGTACGAGTTGCCAAGCACTGATTCAATCTGGGAGAATGTTAATGGCCAACCTCAAATTCAGATCCTCAAGGAGCATCTggttgatgatgaagatgaagtagATACTAAGTAA
- the LOC120686056 gene encoding uncharacterized protein LOC120686056 isoform X2, producing the protein MGCGPSIPKKYTIGGKGRKRRSIIQEVAVFVPTVRIPVASDIVHPLRGVVSKDLVDRLSSLRAHVVELAEEIYYADVSAVSELQHALEEYLPVVLGLTTKESRLESSVQFRWKTLDDDQECFLASAWYEVLSVVHMMAMLALFEANLTLIPKNGQVGGERKVSEDAKKDVVDSLLRASGCLDYSVHRILVQIPAQVKKSFPSYLQEGMLEAISIQALAQCVEIQLGLASECEKATLSVKRRLACEQVSYFSQAHYCLSGCDTSDSYGKKLLLFLKWKCMEAKAVAYYYHGLVLDKGGEPANHISAVCCLSAADDLLSESKRACLSFCLANPVTRVPPPWGVMKNMHKKIPDVAYKKFQVYGHLFEKDKNSSLQSIPDLPEFALSLRPEGYELPSTDSIWENVNGQPQIQILKEHLVDDEDEVDTK; encoded by the exons ATGGGGTGTGGCCCATCAATCCCCAAGAAGTACACGATAGGCGGGAAGGGGCGAAAGCGCCGGAGCATCATTCAGGAGGTTGCAGTATTCGTGCCTACTGTCCGCATACCAGTGGCTTCTGACATAGTCCATCCCCTCAGAGGGGTGGTTTCTAAGGATCTTGTCGACCGCCTCTCCTCACTCCGTGCTCATGTGGTTGAACTGGCCGAAGAAATCT ATTATGCGGATGTATCAGCTGTTTCAGAGTTGCAACATGCACTGGAGGAGTACTTGCCAGTAGTTCTCGGTCTAACAACGAAAG AGAGCCGCCTTGAATCATCTGTACAGTTCAGATGGAAGACCTTAGATGATGATCAG GAATGTTTTTTGGCCAGCGCGTGGTATGAGGTGCTGTCGGTCGTCCACATGATGGCGATGCTTGCATTATTTGAGGCCAATCTAACACTCATTCCGAAGAACGGTCAAGTTGGCGGTGAAAGGAAGGTATCAGAAG ATGCAAAGAAGGATGTAGTTGATTCATTGCTCAGGGCATCAGGATGCTTAGACTACTCTGTGCATCGCATACTTGTTCAGATACCTGCACAAGTCAA GAAGAGCTTTCCTAGTTACTTGCAGGAAGGTATGCTTGAGGCCATCTCAATTCAGGCATTGGCTCAG TGTGTAGAAATACAGCTTGGTCTGGCTTCTGAATGTGAAAAGGCAACACTGTCAGTAAAGAGGAGGCTAGCCTGTGAGCAAGTCAGTTATTTTTCACAG GCTCACTATTGTCTGTCGGGTTGCGATACAAGTGACTCATATGGGAAGAAGCTTCTGTTGTTCCTGAAGTGGAAATGCATGGAGGCCAAG GCTGTAGCATATTATTACCATGGTCTCGTACTCGACAAGGGTGGTGAACCGGCCAACCATATCAGCGCAGTCTGCTGCCTCTCTGCAGCTGATGACCTACTCTCAGAGAGCAAAAGGGCTTGCTTGAGTTTCTGTTTGGCAAATCCTGTCACAAG GGTACCACCTCCATGGGGTGTCATGAAGAACATGCACAAGAAAATTCCAGATGTTGCGTACAAGAAGTTCCAAGTGTATGGGCATCTGTTTGAGAAAGACAAGAATAG CTCACTTCAATCGATTCCTGATCTACCAGAGTTTGCCCTGTCACTGAGACCGGAAGGGTACGAGTTGCCAAGCACTGATTCAATCTGGGAGAATGTTAATGGCCAACCTCAAATTCAGATCCTCAAGGAGCATCTggttgatgatgaagatgaagtagATACTAAGTAA